One Microvirga thermotolerans DNA window includes the following coding sequences:
- a CDS encoding type 1 glutamine amidotransferase, which produces MGLRFLVVEGNTRGARQAHKDVYGLMPSESYAAVLQDIEPDAVCDLAFPADEGANLPDAAGLESYDGIVLTGSHLNIYDRTPDILRQIDLMRAIYASGTPSFGSCWGLQVAAVAADGDVRPNPSGREIGFARRLARTEAGQGHALLAGRPAVYDAPAIHLDMVTVPPPGCTVLASNGVSFVQAAEIAAGGGTFWGVQYHPEFSLEELAVILDRRTAILLDEGFCRTAEDAAAYVADLRTLHAQPDRSDLAWRHGLDAEVLDPERRTREIRNFVAHRVKPAKSARGRA; this is translated from the coding sequence ATGGGCTTAAGATTTCTGGTGGTCGAGGGCAATACGCGGGGCGCAAGGCAGGCCCACAAGGACGTCTATGGACTCATGCCCTCGGAGTCCTATGCTGCCGTGTTGCAGGACATCGAGCCCGACGCGGTCTGCGACCTGGCCTTCCCGGCCGACGAGGGGGCCAACCTGCCCGACGCGGCCGGTCTGGAGTCCTACGACGGCATCGTCCTGACCGGCTCCCACCTCAACATCTACGACCGCACGCCCGACATCCTGCGCCAGATCGACCTCATGCGGGCGATCTATGCCTCCGGCACCCCCAGCTTCGGATCCTGCTGGGGGCTCCAGGTGGCGGCCGTGGCCGCCGACGGGGACGTCAGGCCCAATCCCTCGGGCCGCGAGATCGGCTTCGCCCGGCGGCTGGCGCGGACCGAGGCCGGGCAGGGGCATGCCCTGCTCGCGGGGCGGCCGGCGGTGTACGACGCGCCGGCCATCCATCTCGACATGGTCACGGTGCCGCCGCCGGGCTGCACCGTCCTCGCCTCCAACGGAGTGTCCTTCGTGCAGGCGGCGGAGATCGCCGCGGGCGGCGGGACCTTCTGGGGCGTGCAGTACCATCCCGAGTTCAGCCTCGAGGAACTGGCCGTCATCCTCGACCGGCGCACCGCCATCCTCCTCGACGAAGGCTTCTGCCGCACGGCGGAGGATGCCGCCGCCTATGTCGCCGACCTCAGGACCCTTCACGCGCAGCCGGACCGTTCCGACCTGGCCTGGCGGCACGGGCTCGATGCGGAGGTGCTCGATCCCGAGCGCCGCACCCGCGAGATCCGCAACTTCGTCGCCCACCGGGTCAAGCCCGCGAAGAGCGCCCGCGGACGGGCCTGA
- a CDS encoding DMT family transporter: MKFLHAIWKGFFGQAYLLLVATTLFWGGNAIAGRLAVGEISPMVLTCLRWVLVVCTMLPLLGRRLAAEWPPIRRRWLFVTLMGAFGFTAFNALFYAAAHHTSAVNLTIFQGAIPVLVLLGTVLFFRAPVLPLQVLGMIVTVAGVVIVSVKADFEILRTLALNVGDVWMLIACLFYAGYTLGLRHRPPVTGLVFFTALALVAFLTSLPLLAVEIVRGSAQWPTLKGWAVLAYVAFLPSLLAQVFFIRGVELIGPARAGLFVNLVPVFGALLAVLLLGEPFAFYHALGLVLVLGGIWLAERRA, encoded by the coding sequence ATGAAATTCCTGCATGCGATCTGGAAGGGTTTCTTCGGACAGGCCTACCTGCTCCTGGTCGCGACTACCCTGTTCTGGGGCGGGAACGCCATCGCGGGGCGCCTCGCGGTGGGCGAGATCTCGCCCATGGTGCTCACCTGCCTCCGGTGGGTTCTGGTGGTCTGCACGATGCTCCCCCTTCTGGGCCGCCGGCTCGCGGCCGAATGGCCGCCGATCCGGCGCCGCTGGCTCTTCGTGACCCTGATGGGCGCCTTCGGCTTCACGGCCTTCAACGCCCTGTTCTACGCCGCGGCCCACCACACCAGCGCCGTCAACCTCACGATCTTCCAGGGCGCCATTCCCGTCCTGGTGCTCCTGGGCACGGTCCTGTTCTTCCGCGCCCCGGTCCTGCCCCTGCAGGTGCTCGGCATGATCGTGACCGTCGCCGGCGTCGTGATCGTCTCGGTCAAGGCGGATTTCGAAATCCTGCGGACCCTGGCGCTCAACGTCGGCGACGTGTGGATGCTGATCGCCTGCCTGTTCTACGCGGGCTACACCCTGGGGCTGCGGCACCGGCCGCCGGTGACGGGCCTCGTGTTCTTCACGGCGCTCGCCCTCGTGGCCTTTCTGACGTCGCTGCCGCTCCTCGCCGTCGAGATCGTCCGCGGCAGCGCGCAATGGCCGACCCTCAAAGGGTGGGCGGTGCTGGCCTACGTGGCCTTCCTGCCCTCGCTCCTGGCGCAGGTCTTCTTCATCCGCGGCGTGGAGCTGATCGGCCCGGCCCGGGCGGGCCTGTTCGTGAATCTCGTCCCGGTCTTCGGGGCCCTCCTCGCCGTGCTTCTCCTGGGAGAGCCCTTTGCGTTCTATCACGCGCTCGGCCTCGTCCTCGTGCTCGGCGGCATCTGGCTCGCGGAGCGGCGGGCATAG
- a CDS encoding efflux RND transporter periplasmic adaptor subunit — translation MRVSRQLAVIAVLGAAGFGGWYAYQGGHLAKAPLVGAYFAKAEDPAARSGRGGRGGPPGPPTVEVSTVGTGRIVETRESVGTVRAYESITVTAKIAGVIAEIGFEEGQKVKAGNMLVQLDAAERKAEIEQAIAETNRAIAQRNEVAIKLERAQALNRTGAGTGAQVEDLTAQVKSLEGAIASAQAQRKAAEARLEDLTIRAPFAGRVGTRAVSLGAFISPGTRITTLDDLSRVRLDFAVPENLLGRLKPGQAVNATSPAYKGRIFKGAVSTIDTRVDPTTRTVRLTADFDNPDEALKPGMFLSVTLEVTTKDDAVIVPEEAIVSEGLRQLVYPVKDGKVERRIVTIGQRQNGKVEIVDGLRAGETIVVLGVQRVRPGQEVVARPAGSAPAPQPQQPPPGNREQPSRSSLNLPQAIGTAAAAERN, via the coding sequence ATGCGTGTGTCCCGTCAGCTCGCCGTCATTGCCGTGCTGGGGGCAGCAGGGTTTGGCGGCTGGTACGCCTATCAGGGCGGCCATCTCGCGAAGGCGCCGCTCGTCGGCGCCTATTTCGCGAAGGCGGAGGACCCTGCGGCCCGGTCCGGGCGGGGCGGACGCGGCGGCCCCCCGGGCCCGCCCACCGTCGAGGTGAGCACGGTCGGGACGGGACGGATCGTCGAGACCCGCGAGTCGGTGGGCACCGTCCGCGCCTATGAATCCATCACCGTGACCGCGAAGATCGCCGGCGTGATCGCCGAGATCGGCTTCGAGGAGGGCCAGAAGGTCAAGGCCGGCAACATGCTCGTGCAGCTCGACGCGGCGGAGCGCAAGGCCGAGATCGAGCAGGCCATCGCGGAGACGAACCGCGCCATCGCGCAGCGGAACGAGGTGGCGATCAAGCTGGAGCGTGCCCAGGCGCTCAACCGCACCGGCGCCGGAACGGGCGCCCAGGTGGAGGACCTGACCGCCCAGGTGAAGTCCCTCGAAGGCGCCATCGCCTCCGCCCAGGCCCAGCGCAAGGCCGCGGAAGCGCGCCTCGAGGACCTGACGATCCGCGCCCCCTTCGCGGGCCGGGTCGGCACCCGCGCGGTGTCCCTCGGCGCCTTCATCTCTCCCGGCACCCGCATCACGACCCTCGACGACCTGTCCAGGGTGAGGCTCGACTTCGCCGTGCCGGAGAACCTCCTCGGACGCCTCAAGCCCGGCCAGGCGGTGAACGCCACCTCCCCGGCCTACAAGGGTCGGATCTTCAAGGGCGCGGTCTCGACCATCGACACCCGGGTCGACCCGACCACGCGGACCGTGCGCCTGACCGCGGATTTCGACAACCCGGACGAGGCGCTCAAGCCCGGCATGTTCCTGTCCGTCACCCTGGAGGTGACGACGAAGGACGACGCGGTGATCGTGCCAGAGGAGGCCATCGTCAGCGAGGGCCTGCGCCAGCTCGTCTATCCGGTGAAGGACGGCAAGGTCGAGCGCCGCATCGTCACCATCGGACAGCGCCAGAACGGGAAGGTGGAGATCGTCGACGGCCTCAGGGCGGGCGAGACCATCGTCGTGCTCGGCGTCCAGCGCGTGCGCCCCGGCCAGGAGGTCGTCGC
- a CDS encoding phosphoserine transaminase has translation MTDLPAARPRAPFFSSGPCAKRPGWSLHNLKTDALGRSHRAKVGKARLKRAIDLTREVLEVPADYRIGIVPASDTGAVEMALWSLLGARPVDMLAWESFGEGWVTDVVKQLKLDDARIITAPYGELPDLSQVDTRTRDVVFTWNGTTSGVRVPDAEWIAADREGLTICDATSAAFAQRLDFAKLDVVTFSWQKVLGGEAAHGMLILSPRAVERLETYKPAWPLPKIFRMTKGGKLIEGIFEGETINTPSMLCVEDYIDALEWAKGIGGLSGLVAKADANAKVIHDWAARTPWIANLARDPATASNTSVCLVVADPDVVAKGAEAVAQVAKGIAATLDKEGVAFDIGAYRDAPPGLRIWCGATVEAPDLQALTPWLDWAFAQEKAKLAKAA, from the coding sequence ATGACAGATCTCCCCGCCGCGCGTCCTCGCGCGCCCTTCTTTTCGTCCGGCCCCTGCGCGAAGCGCCCCGGATGGTCCCTCCACAACCTGAAGACCGACGCCCTCGGCCGCTCGCACCGCGCCAAGGTCGGCAAGGCGCGCCTGAAGCGGGCCATCGACCTCACCCGCGAGGTGCTCGAGGTCCCTGCGGATTATCGCATCGGCATCGTTCCCGCCTCCGACACGGGCGCGGTGGAGATGGCCCTGTGGTCGCTGCTCGGCGCCCGGCCCGTGGACATGCTGGCCTGGGAGAGCTTCGGCGAGGGCTGGGTCACCGACGTGGTCAAGCAGCTCAAGCTGGACGATGCCCGCATCATCACCGCGCCCTACGGCGAGCTGCCGGATCTTTCGCAGGTCGACACCAGGACCCGCGACGTGGTCTTCACCTGGAACGGCACCACCTCCGGCGTGCGCGTGCCCGATGCGGAGTGGATCGCCGCGGACCGCGAGGGGCTCACCATCTGCGACGCCACCTCGGCGGCCTTCGCGCAGAGGCTCGATTTCGCCAAGCTCGACGTGGTCACCTTCTCCTGGCAGAAGGTGCTCGGCGGCGAGGCGGCCCACGGCATGCTCATCCTCTCGCCGCGCGCGGTCGAGCGGCTCGAAACCTACAAGCCCGCCTGGCCCCTGCCGAAGATCTTCCGCATGACCAAGGGCGGCAAGCTCATCGAGGGCATCTTCGAGGGCGAGACCATCAACACCCCGTCCATGCTCTGCGTCGAGGACTACATCGACGCGCTCGAATGGGCGAAGGGCATCGGCGGCCTGAGCGGCCTCGTCGCCAAGGCCGACGCCAATGCGAAGGTGATCCACGACTGGGCCGCCCGCACGCCCTGGATCGCCAACCTCGCCAGGGATCCCGCGACCGCCTCCAACACCAGCGTCTGCCTCGTCGTCGCCGATCCGGACGTGGTCGCCAAGGGCGCCGAGGCCGTGGCGCAGGTCGCCAAGGGCATCGCCGCCACCCTCGACAAGGAAGGCGTCGCCTTCGACATCGGCGCCTATCGCGACGCGCCTCCCGGCCTACGCATCTGGTGCGGCGCGACGGTGGAGGCCCCGGACCTTCAGGCCCTGACGCCCTGGCTCGACTGGGCCTTCGCGCAGGAAAAGGCGAAGCTCGCGAAAGCGGCTTGA
- the serA gene encoding phosphoglycerate dehydrogenase — protein MPAPRVLISDALSPAAVQIFKDRGIDVDFQPDLGKDKDRLAAAIGGYDGLAIRSATKVTAKILEKAAKLKVIGRAGIGVDNVEIPAATAKGVIVMNTPFGNSITTAEHAIAMMFALARQIPQADASTQAGKWEKNRFMGVELTGKVLGVIGCGNIGSIVADRALGLRMKVIAYDPFLSPERAVEIGVEKVELDELLRRADIITLHVPMTEKTRNILSADALNKTKKGVRIVNCARGGLVDEVALRAALDSGHVAGAAFDVFSEEPATANPLFGHPNVVCTPHLGAATTEAQENVALQIAEQMSDYLLQGAIQNAVNFPSITAEEAPRLKPFVALAEKLGSFLGQLTEAPIKGVRIEYEGDVAEMNTRALTSAAVTGVLRPFLQDINMVSAPIVARERGITVEEVKRENAARDYESFIRIVVEAEDMVRHAGGTVFQDGKPRVTEIRDIAVDAEFAPNMIYVRNADKPGFIGRFGTLLGESGVNVATFALGRDKPGGDAICFVSVDQPVSDELLRRIEEIPQVKRARAVRF, from the coding sequence ATGCCCGCTCCCCGCGTCCTCATTTCCGACGCCCTCTCGCCCGCCGCCGTGCAGATCTTCAAGGATCGCGGCATCGACGTGGATTTCCAGCCCGATCTCGGCAAGGACAAGGACAGGCTTGCCGCCGCGATCGGCGGCTACGACGGCCTCGCCATCCGTTCCGCCACCAAGGTCACGGCGAAGATCCTGGAGAAGGCGGCGAAGCTCAAGGTGATCGGCCGCGCCGGCATCGGCGTCGACAATGTCGAGATTCCCGCCGCCACGGCGAAGGGCGTCATCGTCATGAACACGCCCTTCGGGAACTCCATCACCACCGCCGAGCACGCCATCGCCATGATGTTCGCGCTCGCGCGACAGATCCCGCAGGCGGACGCCTCGACCCAGGCCGGCAAGTGGGAGAAGAACCGCTTCATGGGCGTCGAGCTGACCGGCAAGGTGCTCGGCGTCATCGGCTGCGGCAACATCGGCTCCATCGTCGCGGACCGGGCCCTCGGCCTGCGCATGAAGGTCATCGCCTACGATCCCTTCCTGTCGCCGGAGCGCGCCGTCGAGATCGGCGTCGAGAAAGTGGAGCTCGACGAGCTGCTGCGCCGGGCCGACATCATCACCCTGCACGTGCCGATGACGGAGAAGACCAGGAACATCCTCTCGGCCGACGCCCTCAACAAGACCAAGAAGGGCGTGCGCATCGTCAACTGCGCCCGCGGCGGGCTGGTGGACGAGGTGGCGCTGCGCGCCGCCCTCGACAGCGGCCATGTGGCGGGAGCGGCCTTCGACGTGTTCTCGGAGGAGCCCGCCACCGCAAACCCGCTCTTCGGCCATCCCAACGTGGTCTGCACCCCCCATCTCGGCGCGGCCACCACGGAGGCGCAGGAGAACGTGGCGCTGCAGATCGCGGAGCAGATGTCCGACTACCTGCTCCAGGGTGCGATCCAGAACGCGGTGAACTTCCCCTCCATCACCGCCGAGGAGGCGCCGCGCCTCAAGCCCTTCGTGGCGCTCGCCGAGAAGCTCGGCTCGTTCCTGGGCCAGCTCACGGAAGCCCCCATCAAGGGCGTCCGCATCGAATACGAAGGCGACGTGGCGGAGATGAACACCCGCGCCCTCACTTCGGCCGCCGTCACCGGCGTGCTGCGCCCCTTCCTGCAGGACATCAACATGGTGTCGGCGCCTATCGTCGCCCGCGAGCGCGGCATCACGGTCGAGGAGGTCAAGCGCGAGAACGCCGCGCGCGACTACGAGAGCTTCATCCGCATCGTGGTGGAGGCGGAGGACATGGTGCGCCACGCGGGCGGCACCGTGTTCCAGGACGGCAAGCCGCGCGTCACGGAGATCCGCGACATCGCGGTGGATGCGGAGTTCGCGCCGAACATGATCTACGTCCGCAACGCCGACAAGCCCGGCTTCATCGGCCGCTTCGGCACGCTGCTCGGCGAGTCCGGCGTCAATGTCGCGACCTTCGCCCTCGGCCGCGACAAGCCGGGCGGCGACGCCATCTGCTTCGTCTCCGTGGACCAGCCCGTCTCCGACGAGCTCCTGCGCAGGATCGAAGAGATCCCGCAGGTCAAGCGCGCCCGCGCCGTGCGGTTCTGA